GGCACCTTTCATCGGTCTCGTTCACGAGGCTCACATGACCCACCCGGCCCCTGCCCGTCGTCTCGGCCTGGACATGAACGATTTGGGGCTCCTCGCCGTCGTGCTGATCTGGGGGCTGAACCTTCCGCTGGTCAAGATAGCGCTGGTCCAGGTGGACCCGATGGCCTTCAATGGGGTGCGCTTTTCCCTGGCGATCCTGACCTTGCTCCTGTTGCTTCGATGGTACGGCGAGACCTACAGGACGACGGTCAGCGACGGATGGAAGCTCGCCGGTTTAGGCCTGCTCGGGCAGACCGCCTATCAGATCTGCTTCATCGAGGGGCTCGCCAGGACCACCGCATCGCACACCGCGCTCATCTTCGGCGTCACGCCGGTTCTCGTCGCTTTCCTGACCTTCATGCTTGGCCATGAGCACGTGCCGCCCCTGGCCTGGGCGGGAGCGGTGCTGGCGTTCGCAGGCGAGTACATCATCATTGCCGGCAAGCCGCCCGTGGAAGGCCCCCTGCCGACGCTGCAAGGCGACCTCTCCTGAAAGCATCGAAAAAAGAGCACCCGTATAGCCGACCCGGAAGACAATCGCAACGTCGATCAAGGTCTCCAGGACCCCGCCTGTCGCGCAGCTCGGCATAACCCTCCGGCCCTCTGAGCCAGCAGCCGGGACTGCATGGAAACATCCCGCCCGCGACCTTCGTATATCAGGCAGTCCTGAGGAGGAGAACGATGCCCCCCCGCTCGTTCCCGGCGCTGGGTGCGCCCTTTTTGAAGCCGGTCCTGATTGCCCCCGTCCTGTTCGTTCTTGCCATCGGAATCCCCTTCGCCGACGAAGAGAAGGCCCCACCCGGCTCCGCGGTCGCCAAGATCCGCAGCGACGCGGAGGAGCTGCAGCCCCTGGTGAAGACCGCCTGGGTCAAGGATTTCCTGAAGGAGACGGTGCGGCTGCCACCCATCCAGCCGCGCAAGCTGTTCTTCAACGAGGCGAAGACCCGCTATTACACGGCGGAGGAGGCGGAAAAGCTCTCGGAGGCGCTGCAGTTCGGCGTGATTTCAAAGGAATTCGACGAGGATTTCTATTACAACACGCGCTACGGCACTCCCCTGGCCTATGCGCGGCCACTAGATCTGCTCGGCGAGGTTGGGTTCGAGCCGCGCGGCAGGAAGATCCTGGACTTCGGCTACGGCGGCATCGGCCAGCTGCGGCTGTTGGCCAGCATCGGCGCCGATGTGGTCGGTGTCGAGGTCGACCCTCTCAGCCGGGCACTGTACAGCTGGCCGCAGGACCAGGGCACCATCAAGGGGCTCAACGGCACCCAGGGGACGCTGCACCTCGTGAATGGGCGCTTTCCCGCGGAGGAAGCGGTGAGTCTCGATGTCGGGGTTGGCTACGACCTGGTCATCTCGAAGAACGTCCTGAAACGAGGCTACATCCATCCTGAGAAGCCGGTGCCCGACAAGCAGCGCGTGATTCTCGGGGTAGACGACGAGACCTACGTGAAGACTCTTTACGCGATTCTCAAGCCCGGAGGCCGCGTCCTGATCTATAACCTCTCCCCCGCACAGAATCCGCCCGACAAGCCCTACATCCCCTGGGCCGACGGCCGCTCCCCGTTTCCGACGGCGCTCTGGAAGTCGGCAGGCTTCCGTGTGATCGAGTTCGATCGCGACGATTCCGCGATGGCGCGCAAGATGGCCCATGCGCTGGGATGGGACGAGGGCGAGCAGCCGATGAGCCTCGAGAAGGATCTGTTCGCCCACTACACGCTGGTGGAGAAGCCCAAGGGGAAGAAGAGCTAACTCGGTGCCGGCACCGCCGCTTCCCCCATGCTAGGATCCCGCCCATGAAAATCTTCGGAGCGCACGTTCTTCTCTACAGCCTCGACCCCGGTGCCGATCGGGAGTTCTTCCGCGATGTCCTCGAGCTGCGAGGCGTCGACGCCGGCCATGGCTGGATGATCTTCGCCCTGCCGCCCGCCGAGGTCGCCGTCCACCCCATCGAGGGCGATGCGCCGAGAAGCATCGGCGACCCGCCGATGCTCGGAGGCCATCTCTACCTCATGTGCGATGACCTGAAAGCCGTCATCGCAGCCCTGAAGTCCAAGAAGATAAAGTACTCGCCCATCCTGAAGGCTCCGTGGGGCAGCTACACCACCATTCGCCTCCCCAGCGGCGGCCACATCGGCCTCTACCAGCCGAGCCATCCGGTCGCCATCAAACGCAAGGCGGCGCGCCCCGAATCGTCCAAGCCGGACCGCATCGGCTCCTCGAAGACCACAGAAAAAAAGCGGGGACGGAAGTAGTCGTCCCGTTTCGTTGCCCAAATAAAGGAAAGGCCGTGGAGCCGAGCCCCACGGCCTTCCTTCACTACCCACCCAAGTCAAAGCTTATGGAACAATGATCCCCAGGTAGTCGATGTTCACCTTGTCCAGGCCCGTACCGCTCGTCTGGTTGGTGTCCTGGATCTTGATGTAGATGGTCGACCCGGGTGCCGTCCCGTTGAAGCTCGCAGTGAGACCACCTGCCGGATCGAAGCCTTTGTCGATAACCGCCCCCGCGATGTCGGTGAAGGTACCTGGCGAGCCCCCCACGTCCGGCGCCCAGGAAAACTTGAAGTTGTCACTCTCGTTGTTGCTCGGCCGATTGCCCTCGAACCGCAAGGTCCAGCAACCGGATGGAACGTTGATGAATTTCCAGATGTGGCTCAGCTTCGAGACGCCTCCGACGAGAGCCTCCTTGAGGACCTCGTTGGAGTTGTCGGAAACCCGGGTGTTCACCACGCTGCCGGAGAAAATGGTGCCCCAGATCGTCTGATGGTCGGTGCTCGCGGTGACTTCCGGATTCGGAGGCGGCACCGTGGTGGTCGGCGTCACGCACACGCAGTTGGAGCTGGCCCCTGCGCATTTGTCGGTGGTGCCGGCCGGCATGACGCTGTAGCAGTAGGGACGACCCTCCGCCACCTCTGTGTCGGTAAAGGTCCGGGTGGTTCCCGAAAGCGTCGCGATGCGGGTCCGACCCGAGTCGCACCCCGCCTGGCCGTCGGTCTTGAAGACCCAGTAATTGCTCGCCGCGGTATCGGCGCTCCAGCACATGTCCGCCTTCAGCGCTCCGCCCTTCGCCACGAAGGTCGGAGCAAGGGTCGGCCCGCCGGAGCAGCCTCCATTCATGATGGGAGCCGGAGCGCTGCAGGCGATGCTGTGCCGGCTGAAGGCGTTGTAGATGGCCGTCATGTGGGGCGTGCCGTCGAACAGGTTGCCGTTGTCATCGTCGGCGGTGATCCACTGGATATAGCCGCTGTCGCCGTTGCAGCCGTCGGCGAGCGCGCCACAGGAACAGGTATACCAGGAGCCGATATTCGCGCTCCCCTGGTAGAAGAGGCGGCTGGCGATGTTGTAGGCGGTGGCGCTGTCATAGTTGAAAGGGGTGATGGGGAAATCCCGGTTCACCAGATCCCACGCGGCCTGGTTGATCGGCGCGGTTTCGCAGTGGGCCTCCCTGCCACAAGGGCCTCCAAAAGCCGAAGTGCCGCAGCTCGTGCAGACGAAGTTCTGGGGAGTGTCCGGACCGGTCGGATTGTGCTTGCCGTAATCCGCCTCCCGGACTCCCGAGCAA
This window of the Candidatus Polarisedimenticolia bacterium genome carries:
- a CDS encoding VOC family protein is translated as MKIFGAHVLLYSLDPGADREFFRDVLELRGVDAGHGWMIFALPPAEVAVHPIEGDAPRSIGDPPMLGGHLYLMCDDLKAVIAALKSKKIKYSPILKAPWGSYTTIRLPSGGHIGLYQPSHPVAIKRKAARPESSKPDRIGSSKTTEKKRGRK
- a CDS encoding DMT family transporter produces the protein APFIGLVHEAHMTHPAPARRLGLDMNDLGLLAVVLIWGLNLPLVKIALVQVDPMAFNGVRFSLAILTLLLLLRWYGETYRTTVSDGWKLAGLGLLGQTAYQICFIEGLARTTASHTALIFGVTPVLVAFLTFMLGHEHVPPLAWAGAVLAFAGEYIIIAGKPPVEGPLPTLQGDLS